A DNA window from Providencia huaxiensis contains the following coding sequences:
- a CDS encoding class-II fumarase/aspartase family protein yields MRALYDSKSKTIDDRGIKNLLSDEAKYSTWLMFESMLAQAQAELGFIPQSAADEIKEKAVIENIDFEEMSRIYQKIGHGFVPFLKVLVNACSEESGKYIHYGITTQNIQQSSQLYMMKTVHHKFMLLLGEIIENLAGLAERTKHMVMPGRTHGRHAIPITYGYKVSVWISDFIDCYQRMKECEKRVFTIMMGGAVGAFNSMPGVGMAVQKRVAELVGMEAMEVPSRNLSTHKLEYMANLALMANICHKIGEEVYSTTLEEIAEVSEGFTKGTVGSSTMPHKINPKLAKGIIANSQKLYSLPSVGMYSAVRPYEGDSSSYMLFDGLIEEALELTTEILLRTEELSRTIVPHEERMLHNVLRNKGLDNTEYVMMKMAEKLGKDKAHSLLYEEAIKTAADGEDFYTNLTKNSVISAAFSHEEIKAMLDPRSYIGLSVEIAEKEAKRGLTTAQEIKQQYK; encoded by the coding sequence ATGAGAGCATTATACGATTCTAAAAGTAAAACTATTGATGACCGTGGAATTAAAAACTTATTGTCTGATGAGGCAAAATATTCTACTTGGTTAATGTTTGAATCCATGTTGGCTCAAGCTCAAGCGGAACTGGGATTTATTCCTCAATCAGCGGCAGATGAAATTAAAGAAAAGGCCGTAATCGAAAATATCGATTTTGAAGAAATGAGCCGTATTTACCAAAAAATAGGCCATGGCTTTGTACCTTTCTTGAAAGTTTTAGTGAATGCGTGTTCTGAAGAAAGCGGTAAATATATCCATTATGGAATTACCACGCAAAATATTCAGCAAAGTTCACAGCTCTATATGATGAAAACTGTACACCATAAATTTATGTTGTTACTGGGTGAAATCATCGAAAACTTAGCAGGTTTAGCCGAAAGAACTAAACATATGGTGATGCCGGGAAGAACTCATGGACGTCATGCCATCCCTATCACCTACGGCTATAAAGTTTCGGTGTGGATCAGCGATTTCATTGATTGCTATCAACGCATGAAAGAGTGTGAAAAACGCGTTTTCACTATCATGATGGGTGGTGCAGTTGGTGCATTTAACTCAATGCCTGGTGTTGGTATGGCAGTACAAAAACGTGTCGCTGAACTGGTTGGGATGGAAGCCATGGAAGTGCCATCCAGAAACTTGAGCACACATAAGCTTGAATATATGGCAAATTTAGCGTTGATGGCGAATATTTGTCATAAAATTGGTGAAGAAGTCTATAGCACAACGTTAGAAGAAATTGCAGAGGTCTCTGAAGGATTTACCAAAGGAACTGTGGGTAGTAGCACTATGCCCCATAAAATAAATCCAAAATTGGCTAAAGGAATTATTGCTAACTCGCAGAAATTATATTCCTTACCGAGTGTTGGTATGTATTCCGCTGTAAGGCCTTATGAAGGTGATAGCAGTTCTTATATGTTATTTGATGGGTTAATCGAAGAAGCTTTGGAATTGACCACGGAAATTTTATTAAGAACCGAGGAGCTTTCGAGGACGATTGTGCCACATGAAGAGAGAATGCTTCATAATGTATTGAGAAACAAAGGGTTAGATAATACCGAGTATGTCATGATGAAGATGGCGGAAAAATTGGGTAAAGATAAAGCGCATTCCCTCCTGTATGAAGAAGCCATTAAAACGGCTGCGGATGGGGAAGATTTCTATACTAATTTAACCAAAAACAGTGTGATATCAGCGGCATTCAGCCATGAAGAAATTAAGGCAATGCTTGACCCGAGATCTTATATCGGGCTATCCGTTGAAATTGCAGAAAAAGAAGCAAAACGTGGACTAACCACGGCACAAGAAATTAAACAACAGTACAAATAG
- the ytfE gene encoding iron-sulfur cluster repair protein YtfE: MQFRDKTLGQLALSIPRASSLFRQYNMDYCCGGKQTLSRSAEKLNLDIDQLESQLLELSTETLEKDWREAPLSDIIDFIIVRYHDRHREQLPELILQAQKVERVHANKPTVPTGLSKYLEALLEELTSHMMKEERVLFPMIKNGMGKNAAGPISVMEQEHDDAGDILEAIKGITNNVTPPPEACTTWRVLYNGINELIDDLMNHINLENNLLFPRALAGK; this comes from the coding sequence ATGCAATTTAGAGATAAAACACTTGGGCAACTCGCATTATCTATTCCTAGAGCCTCATCGTTGTTCCGTCAATATAATATGGATTACTGCTGCGGTGGAAAACAAACACTCAGCCGAAGTGCAGAAAAATTAAACTTAGACATTGACCAGCTAGAAAGTCAATTACTTGAGTTATCAACAGAAACCTTAGAGAAAGATTGGCGAGAAGCGCCACTCAGTGACATTATTGATTTCATTATTGTTCGTTATCATGATAGGCACAGAGAGCAATTACCTGAACTTATTCTACAAGCACAAAAGGTTGAACGAGTTCATGCAAACAAACCAACCGTACCAACAGGGCTATCAAAATACTTAGAAGCATTACTGGAAGAATTGACTAGCCATATGATGAAAGAAGAACGTGTTTTGTTTCCTATGATAAAAAACGGAATGGGCAAAAACGCAGCCGGCCCAATCAGCGTTATGGAACAAGAACACGATGATGCAGGTGATATATTAGAGGCAATTAAAGGTATTACCAATAATGTTACACCGCCACCAGAAGCCTGCACCACCTGGCGTGTACTATATAATGGTATCAATGAATTGATTGATGATTTGATGAATCACATTAACCTAGAAAATAATTTATTATTCCCAAGAGCACTCGCTGGCAAATAA
- the norR gene encoding nitric oxide reductase transcriptional regulator NorR produces the protein MGFSVEALAKIAIELQDGMGHSDRFQRLITTLRQSLGCDACALLRYESGQFIPLAIDGLMADVLGRRFSLAGHPRLEAIARAGDVVRFPADSQLPDPYDGLIPHHQHLKVHACVGLPLYAGQNLIGALTLDGMEPDQFDAFSDESLRLIAALAAGALNNALLIEQLENQNILPNNPVLFKPSGETEIIGLSLRMQQLKKEIDIVAASELNVLVGGETGTGKELVVKSIHEKSLRAAHPLIYLNCAALPESVAESELFGHVKGAFTGAISHRSGKFEMADNGTLFLDEIGELSLALQAKLLRVLQYGDIQRVGDDRSLRVNVRVLAATNRDLREEVLEGRFRADLFHRLSVFPLFVPPLKERGDDIILLAGYFCEQYRQRFSLSRVVLNSSLQRYLLNYSWPGNVRELEHAIHRAIVLARASSDTGEIILQPQYFIFDDNEHELTEASQKAVSLTKNLREATDDFQRTLITQVLEKSHHNWSACARELSLDIANLHRLAKRLGLK, from the coding sequence ATGGGCTTTTCTGTTGAGGCACTAGCAAAGATTGCAATAGAATTACAAGATGGTATGGGGCATTCAGATCGTTTTCAGCGTTTGATTACCACGCTAAGGCAATCATTGGGGTGCGATGCTTGTGCGTTATTACGCTATGAATCAGGCCAATTTATTCCTTTAGCAATAGACGGATTAATGGCTGATGTTTTAGGTCGCCGCTTCTCTTTGGCGGGGCACCCCCGGCTAGAGGCCATTGCAAGAGCCGGTGATGTTGTGCGTTTTCCCGCTGATAGCCAGCTCCCTGACCCATATGATGGGTTAATTCCTCATCATCAGCACCTAAAAGTTCATGCTTGTGTCGGCTTACCCTTATATGCGGGGCAAAATCTTATCGGCGCATTAACATTAGATGGCATGGAGCCTGATCAATTTGATGCATTTAGTGATGAGTCACTTAGATTAATTGCCGCATTAGCCGCAGGTGCATTAAATAATGCATTGCTTATTGAACAGCTTGAAAACCAAAATATATTGCCGAATAACCCCGTACTATTTAAACCTTCAGGAGAAACTGAAATTATTGGTTTATCTCTTCGTATGCAGCAATTAAAAAAGGAAATTGATATTGTTGCAGCGTCAGAATTAAATGTTCTGGTTGGCGGGGAAACGGGAACAGGAAAAGAGTTAGTTGTTAAATCTATCCATGAGAAATCCCTTCGAGCGGCTCACCCTCTTATTTATTTAAACTGCGCGGCATTACCTGAAAGTGTGGCGGAAAGTGAATTATTTGGCCATGTTAAAGGTGCTTTCACTGGGGCAATTAGCCACCGTAGTGGTAAATTTGAAATGGCGGATAATGGTACCTTATTTTTAGATGAAATCGGTGAGCTCTCATTAGCGTTACAGGCAAAATTACTGCGAGTATTGCAATATGGTGATATTCAACGAGTCGGTGATGACCGTAGTTTGCGTGTTAATGTCCGTGTGTTAGCGGCAACTAACCGTGATCTACGCGAAGAAGTGTTAGAAGGTCGGTTTAGGGCCGATTTATTTCATCGTTTAAGCGTATTTCCTCTATTTGTTCCTCCATTAAAGGAGCGCGGAGACGATATTATTTTATTAGCGGGGTATTTTTGTGAGCAATATCGTCAGCGTTTTAGTTTATCCCGTGTGGTACTGAATTCATCATTACAACGGTACTTACTCAACTATTCATGGCCAGGCAATGTGCGTGAATTGGAGCATGCGATTCATCGTGCCATTGTTCTTGCTCGTGCTTCAAGTGATACGGGTGAAATTATCTTACAGCCTCAATATTTTATTTTTGATGATAATGAACATGAATTAACGGAAGCATCACAAAAAGCCGTATCGCTAACTAAAAACTTACGTGAAGCAACGGATGACTTTCAGCGTACGCTTATTACACAGGTACTGGAAAAAAGCCACCATAATTGGTCTGCGTGTGCTAGAGAATTATCTTTAGATATAGCTAACTTACATCGACTAGCTAAACGGTTAGGTCTGAAATAA
- a CDS encoding FUSC family protein: MSQIISLLNFLGFNPARFRFAAITACASIAALFIAQYLELVHPQWAAMTVWASAQPWRENLLEKSWWRFAGTVFGVLAGVVLIQLHLIHPLLFIIGLASWLGICSGIGQLQKGFVAYGTFLAGYSAVMVSMLSVHITDNLFMVAWDRLWTILVGVLSAVIFNFLFTPKREQDNVITLKNQTNTLFFQILHDSLEKKRPIKQHEIDHLWQTMASYEEILETHRIGWRYHRKQVAKARQKLMFQSQILLHLDKYQPIAPFYFPAQEPTDTQWKHILSLCPNGVLKMLLVPLYYATFGKSIKKINKTDKLKLHQDKISAWHAFSRSFMAIAVVGLLWLWTQWQVLAYLTLGLSVMLALFASLDYPAKFMKNIFTGQLFGAIAALICTWYLWPFASSSWQMTFFIVPVIISGVVIFSYNRLILIAFDYIMVSLILLQPSYPFSLSLPQSIGNAIAIVSGPLVAMAAFAWIYPTNPTKRYQQLIYLSEQQFKLGVTALIQGNKPSTTQFMHRLFSGLLLAKKANLPHSPIFDFFITRQSIWLYLLILHKQFAHHASKKRALIALEKRIQQNHVDLKKISILFRHLQRNENDNKELEQLKKYVKLYMEKKHC; the protein is encoded by the coding sequence ATGTCACAAATAATAAGTTTACTGAATTTCTTGGGATTTAACCCAGCACGCTTTCGCTTTGCTGCTATTACTGCTTGTGCATCAATTGCCGCGTTGTTTATCGCGCAATACTTAGAGTTGGTTCATCCTCAATGGGCAGCCATGACTGTCTGGGCTTCTGCCCAACCTTGGCGTGAAAATTTACTGGAAAAAAGTTGGTGGCGTTTTGCAGGAACGGTCTTTGGTGTACTTGCCGGCGTCGTTTTGATTCAACTTCACCTTATTCACCCATTACTATTTATTATAGGGCTCGCGAGTTGGTTAGGTATTTGCAGTGGTATTGGCCAATTACAAAAGGGCTTTGTCGCTTATGGCACTTTTCTAGCGGGTTACTCCGCTGTGATGGTGAGCATGTTGAGCGTTCACATTACTGACAATTTATTTATGGTCGCTTGGGATCGGCTATGGACGATTTTGGTTGGCGTTCTCTCAGCCGTGATTTTCAATTTTCTTTTTACGCCTAAGCGTGAGCAAGATAATGTCATTACTCTTAAAAATCAAACCAATACGCTCTTCTTCCAAATATTACATGACTCACTCGAGAAAAAGCGCCCAATTAAGCAACACGAGATCGACCACCTTTGGCAAACCATGGCAAGCTATGAAGAAATTTTAGAAACTCACCGTATTGGTTGGCGTTATCACCGTAAACAAGTCGCTAAAGCGCGTCAAAAACTCATGTTTCAGAGCCAAATATTATTACACTTAGATAAATACCAACCTATTGCTCCTTTCTATTTTCCTGCGCAAGAGCCAACAGATACTCAATGGAAACACATTTTGTCATTGTGTCCTAATGGGGTACTTAAAATGCTGTTAGTCCCGCTTTACTATGCTACTTTTGGTAAATCAATCAAGAAGATAAATAAAACCGACAAATTAAAACTCCATCAAGATAAAATTTCAGCGTGGCATGCCTTCTCTCGTTCTTTTATGGCTATCGCTGTAGTTGGCTTGTTATGGCTATGGACGCAGTGGCAAGTATTGGCTTATCTTACTCTCGGTCTTTCGGTAATGTTGGCTCTATTCGCCTCCCTCGATTACCCCGCTAAATTCATGAAAAATATTTTCACAGGCCAATTGTTTGGTGCTATTGCTGCGTTAATCTGTACATGGTACTTATGGCCTTTTGCCTCTTCATCATGGCAGATGACCTTTTTCATTGTTCCAGTGATTATTAGCGGTGTTGTTATTTTTTCCTATAACCGCCTAATTTTAATTGCTTTTGACTATATTATGGTTTCTTTAATTTTACTCCAACCAAGCTATCCTTTTTCTCTGTCACTCCCTCAAAGTATAGGTAATGCCATTGCAATAGTTTCAGGCCCATTAGTTGCAATGGCTGCTTTCGCGTGGATTTATCCAACCAACCCAACCAAACGTTACCAGCAATTAATTTATCTATCTGAGCAGCAATTTAAATTAGGGGTAACGGCTTTAATTCAAGGAAATAAACCTTCCACAACGCAATTTATGCACCGTTTATTTAGTGGATTATTGCTAGCAAAAAAAGCAAATCTCCCTCACTCGCCTATATTTGATTTTTTTATAACTCGACAAAGTATTTGGTTGTATCTACTTATTTTGCACAAGCAATTTGCACACCACGCATCAAAGAAAAGAGCCCTTATTGCGCTTGAAAAACGTATTCAACAAAACCACGTTGATTTAAAGAAAATCTCTATATTATTTCGGCATTTACAGCGTAACGAAAATGATAACAAGGAACTTGAACAGCTTAAGAAATATGTAAAACTCTATATGGAAAAGAAACATTGCTAA
- a CDS encoding MarR family winged helix-turn-helix transcriptional regulator, whose product MRTEQARVFGVISRAAHHYMKWMGEPYGINAIECLMILHIHQNDASTLEQITKAMVVDKSVTTRGVSKFLAKEWVAKTNSLVDKRVYHVSLTPLGRTIVNELNCKLDKWNDYLSADLPELEAEQLFNALGSLAKRAIESSVADFPRLLEEPTE is encoded by the coding sequence ATGCGTACAGAACAGGCTCGAGTATTTGGGGTGATTAGCCGGGCAGCTCACCATTATATGAAATGGATGGGAGAGCCTTACGGCATCAATGCAATTGAGTGTTTGATGATTTTACATATTCATCAAAATGATGCATCAACCCTAGAGCAAATCACCAAAGCGATGGTTGTGGATAAATCAGTAACAACTCGAGGTGTGAGCAAATTTTTAGCTAAGGAGTGGGTTGCTAAAACGAATAGCTTAGTCGATAAACGGGTTTATCATGTTTCGTTGACCCCCCTCGGCAGAACGATTGTGAATGAGCTAAATTGTAAACTAGATAAGTGGAATGATTATTTATCAGCAGACTTGCCAGAGCTAGAGGCTGAGCAGTTATTTAACGCATTAGGCAGTTTGGCAAAGCGAGCCATTGAAAGCTCAGTGGCAGATTTTCCGCGTTTATTAGAAGAACCAACTGAGTGA
- a CDS encoding YbaY family lipoprotein, translating to MLNINSVLSKKHFFSLFIIFMTFMLSACSNTLMNYFTHTPTYHISGNIYSHSYDIPENAIVTLSLTSIQQNENSAKSNLDYSFKTQSTGRSIAFTVTLPEEFQSKRYTLGMSARIEKDGELIMMSNKLSPIPENLSEVVLLPVSTIQP from the coding sequence ATGTTAAATATTAACTCCGTTCTATCAAAAAAACATTTTTTTTCATTATTCATAATTTTTATGACCTTCATGCTATCTGCTTGCAGTAATACTTTAATGAATTACTTTACTCATACCCCCACTTACCATATCAGTGGTAATATTTATTCACACTCTTACGATATTCCTGAAAATGCTATAGTTACGCTGTCATTGACCTCAATACAACAAAATGAAAACAGTGCAAAGTCTAATCTGGATTACAGTTTCAAAACACAAAGCACAGGACGCAGTATCGCATTTACAGTCACTCTTCCTGAAGAATTTCAATCCAAACGATATACCTTAGGAATGAGTGCACGAATTGAAAAAGATGGTGAATTAATCATGATGAGTAATAAACTCAGCCCCATACCTGAGAATTTATCTGAAGTAGTATTACTTCCTGTGTCCACGATTCAGCCATAA
- a CDS encoding winged helix-turn-helix domain-containing protein yields MTDLSTVQNFMNNIDYNEKESMILLSGNVVYDPLKRTLSREKNVVNLSENESCLLKLLLIKTNSKREVMYEIWEKRGTIVTESSYYKLVRQLRQSFKKVDLDENLIMTLPRIGILYTGEKSEMPILSKYNTKKIFIPIYDIFFKKCLFVHHYN; encoded by the coding sequence ATGACCGATTTATCAACAGTACAAAATTTTATGAATAATATTGACTATAATGAAAAGGAATCAATGATCCTCTTATCTGGGAATGTCGTATATGACCCACTGAAACGAACTCTCTCTCGTGAAAAAAATGTCGTTAACCTTTCCGAAAATGAATCATGCCTACTTAAATTATTATTAATAAAAACAAATAGCAAAAGAGAAGTCATGTATGAAATCTGGGAAAAAAGAGGCACGATCGTGACTGAAAGTAGTTATTACAAGCTTGTCAGGCAACTGCGACAATCCTTTAAAAAAGTCGATCTTGATGAAAATTTAATTATGACTTTACCTCGTATTGGTATTTTATACACCGGAGAAAAATCAGAAATGCCGATACTCTCTAAATATAACACAAAAAAAATATTTATTCCTATATACGATATTTTCTTCAAAAAATGTTTATTCGTTCATCACTATAATTAA
- the sctJ gene encoding type III secretion system inner membrane ring lipoprotein SctJ yields MNILKKFILIGFISFLVGCDNQLLLSQLSQRQSNEVLAILQEHGVEATRKQDNKSGDSIRVQPSDFVIAVDLLRQYNLPSKEPIEIIQAFPGDSLVASPQAERTRLLSLIEQRLEQSLLTIPDIINARVHVSYPLNGNNPTKQIQNVSSLVTYSGSEDPQMMMHKIKLFLTNSFAEANYDNVSVVVVNRPPLQYQIKSEPEYTFNPIIISSIIAAIIILLTILLLLWRQLSNKKPTTNLVEKPADDSAE; encoded by the coding sequence ATGAATATTTTAAAGAAATTTATCTTGATTGGGTTTATTAGCTTCTTAGTAGGTTGTGATAACCAGTTATTACTCAGTCAGTTAAGCCAACGACAAAGTAACGAAGTATTAGCCATACTACAAGAGCATGGTGTTGAGGCTACGCGTAAACAAGATAATAAAAGTGGGGATTCCATTCGCGTTCAACCTAGTGATTTTGTTATTGCAGTAGATTTACTGCGTCAATATAACTTACCATCAAAAGAACCAATAGAAATCATTCAAGCATTCCCCGGTGATTCTTTGGTGGCATCGCCACAAGCAGAACGTACTCGTTTACTTTCTTTAATTGAACAACGCCTTGAGCAATCACTGCTCACCATTCCCGATATTATTAATGCTCGAGTTCATGTCAGTTATCCATTGAATGGTAATAATCCGACCAAGCAAATACAAAATGTATCTAGCTTGGTTACCTATTCTGGAAGTGAAGATCCTCAGATGATGATGCATAAAATTAAACTGTTTCTAACAAACAGTTTTGCTGAAGCAAATTACGATAATGTCTCCGTTGTCGTCGTCAACCGGCCACCATTGCAATATCAAATTAAATCAGAACCGGAATATACTTTTAATCCAATCATAATCAGCTCAATTATCGCTGCGATTATCATTCTGTTGACTATTTTACTATTACTGTGGCGCCAGCTAAGTAACAAAAAACCGACAACTAATCTAGTGGAGAAACCTGCTGATGACAGCGCTGAATAA
- the sctI gene encoding type III secretion system inner rod subunit SctI produces the protein MLAITPHLLLTTPTETTSVLPSSLPIEDKVKKLFAEYTATASQEKKALTESVNNIDPSNPAELLQFQNRVGNYSLTMNMISTLTHKSVSAIDTVLKAQ, from the coding sequence ATGTTAGCTATTACACCACATTTACTGCTTACCACCCCAACAGAAACAACATCCGTTCTCCCATCATCTCTTCCGATTGAAGACAAAGTCAAAAAGCTATTTGCTGAATACACCGCAACCGCCAGCCAAGAAAAAAAAGCATTAACTGAGAGTGTAAATAATATTGACCCAAGTAACCCTGCCGAATTACTACAATTTCAAAATCGTGTCGGTAATTACAGCCTGACGATGAACATGATTAGTACACTGACGCATAAAAGTGTCTCTGCGATTGATACAGTCTTAAAAGCCCAATAA
- a CDS encoding EscF/YscF/HrpA family type III secretion system needle major subunit, with protein MADIITGLDNGRWVSSNLEIEGKDKDDLGMIYRTSASISAKAKQFGNELNALLSSPTLEVDNPLVLAKITAMSGNYNMARQLQSNFMKSIKDTDQAIIRNV; from the coding sequence ATGGCAGATATAATTACAGGCTTAGATAATGGCCGTTGGGTAAGCTCCAATTTAGAAATCGAGGGAAAAGATAAAGATGACCTTGGTATGATCTATCGAACCTCAGCAAGTATCAGTGCTAAAGCTAAACAATTTGGCAATGAGTTAAATGCTTTACTCTCTAGCCCTACTTTAGAAGTCGATAACCCATTAGTATTGGCAAAAATCACCGCCATGAGTGGTAACTATAATATGGCACGCCAATTACAGAGTAACTTTATGAAATCAATTAAAGATACTGACCAAGCCATTATTCGTAACGTTTAA